In a genomic window of Telopea speciosissima isolate NSW1024214 ecotype Mountain lineage chromosome 5, Tspe_v1, whole genome shotgun sequence:
- the LOC122663082 gene encoding UPF0481 protein At3g47200-like encodes MVEESDIIAIESSSSSSGNNPHCLEITVESDIIAKESSSENSTNNPRCLEITESIRQQLSQRRLKPSSMGSACSIFRVHNRIRRMKDDAYTSDMVSIGPYHHDITSLKKLVVALTLLESAARCYYEEPIELSSIEFVGMTLLDGIFILELFQKYTNYGLGDEVLVEDSHFRRARIMADLVLLENQIPLFILETLFNLLSNKDIASEQPQLIQLALKLFRPLIPNIMKYYDDLVEMDKTIRHSHLLCLLYYTCGSATPRIQRSSASAESLNSIPYVSELLLLGVEFEKMEGNDVKYIDMKYMERVFKITPLCINDYTYFFFQNLMAYELHRLTVGHRITSYRYL; translated from the exons ATGGTTGAGGAGAGTGATATTATTGCAATTGAAAGTTCTTCATCAAGTTCAGGAAACAACCCTCATTGTCTAGAAATTACTGTAGAGAGTGATATTATTGCTAAGGAAAGTTCTTCAGAAAATTCAACAAACAACCCTCGATGTCTAGAAATTACTGAGTCTATCAGACAACAGCTTTCTCAGAGGAGGTTGAAGCCATCGTCCATGGGATCAGCTTGTAGCATTTTCAGAGTCCACAATAGAATTCGGAGAATGAAGGACGATGCTTATACTTCGGATATGGTCTCTATTGGCCCTTATCACCATG ATATAACCAGTCTCAAGAAGTTAGTGGTAGCTCTCACGTTGTTGGAATCTGCTGCCCGTTGCTATTATGAAGAGCCCATTGAATTAAGTTCTATAGAATTTGTAGGAATGACGCTCTTGGATGGCATTTTCATCCTTGAGTTATTCCAGAAATATACAAATTATGGGCTAGGGGATGAAGTTCTAGTGGAGGATTCACATTTTAGGAGAGCAAGGATTATGGCTGATTTGGTATTGCTGGAAAACCAAATCCCCTTGTTTATTCTTGAAACATTATTCAACCTGCTAAGTAATAAGGATATTGCTTCCGAACAACCACAACTCATCCAATTGGCTCTTAAGTTATTTCGGCCATTGATACCAAATATTATGAAATATTATGATGATCTTGTAGAAATGGACAAGACAATTCGACACAGCCATTTACTCTGTTTGCTATACTACACATGTGGGAGTGCTACTCCCAGGATCCAAAGATCATCTGCATCAGCCGAATCGCTAAACTCTATTCCATATGTATCAGAGCTCCTCCTTTTGGGGGTTGAGTTCGAGAAGATGGAGGGAAATGATGTTAAGTACATTGACATGAAGTACATGGAACGAGTGTTTAAAATCACTCCCTTGTGCATTAATGACTACACATATTTCTTCTTCCAGAACCTGATGGCTTATGAGCTACATCGTTTGACAGTTGGGCATCGCATAACATCCTATCGATATCTTTGA